Proteins encoded in a region of the Equus asinus isolate D_3611 breed Donkey chromosome X, EquAss-T2T_v2, whole genome shotgun sequence genome:
- the LOC106847091 gene encoding putative P2Y purinoceptor 10 yields MGSNSTNSTRTKCTDLHMPFQYSLYATTYILIFIPGLLANSAALWVLCRFISKKNKAIIFMINLSVADLAHVLSLPLRIYYYISHHWPFQRALCLLCFYLKYLNMYASICFLTCISLQRCFFLLRPFRARDWKRRYDVGISAAIWVIVGTACLPLPILRSVGLANNTESCFADLGLQHISMASSIGLVTVAELGGFVLPVVIITYCTWKTRKSLQEFQDPPQNTKERKKALWMVLMCAVVFIVCFTPYHLNFPFFMMVKQRVFSNCSFIKSTLYFHIISLCLANLNCCLDPVVYYFMTSEFRGRFSEHGGLVFQSCVKCKDNALEIHHRKEDLQTISLELLDDSKIM; encoded by the coding sequence ATGGGAAGTAACAGCACAAACAGTACAAGAACAAAGTGCACTGATCTACACATGCCGTTTCAGTACTCCCTCTATGCAACCACCTACATCCTCATATTCATCCCTGGTCTTCTGGCCAACAGTGCAGCCTTGTGGGTTCTGTGCCGCTTcatcagcaagaaaaataaagccatcaTTTTCATGATCAACCTCTCTGTGGCTGACCTTGCTCACGTGCTGTCCTTACCCCTCCGGATTTACTATTACATCAGCCACCATTGGCCTTTCCAGAGGGCCCTTTGCCTGCTGTGCTTCTACCTGAAGTATCTCAACATGTATGCCAGCATTTGCTTCCTGACGTGCATCAGCCTTCAAAGGTGTTTCTTTCTCCTCAGGCCTTTCAGGGCCAGAGATTGGAAGCGTAGGTATGATGTGGGCATCAGTGCTGCCATCTGGGTCATCGTGGGGACTGCCTGTTTGCCGCTTCCAATTCTGAGAAGCGTTGGCTTAGCCAACAACACTGAATCCTGCTTTGCTGatttagggcttcaacacattaGCATGGCTTCCTCCATTGGCTTGGTGACTGTAGCTGAACTTGGAGGGTTTGTGCTACCTGTTGTAATTATTACTTATTGCACatggaaaacaagaaaatcttTACAGGAATTCCAAGATCCCCCTCAGAataccaaagagagaaaaaaggcttTGTGGATGGTCCTGATGTGTGCAGTGGTGTTCATTGTGTGTTTCACGCCTTACCACCTCAACTTCCCATTCTTTATGATGGTGAAGCAACGTGTCTTTTCAAACTGCTCCTTTATTAAGAGTACTCTATATTTCCATATCATTTCCCTATGTCTTGCAAATCTAAATTGCTGTCTTGATCCAGTTGTATATTACTTTATGACCTCAGAATTCCGTGGTAGATTTTCGGAACATGGTGGCTTGGTTTTTCAGTCATGTGTGAAATGCAAGGACAATGCTTTGGAAATTCATCACAGGAAGGAGGATCTTCAAACTATCTCTCTTGAACTTTTGGATGATTCCAAAATAATGTAA